Genomic DNA from Gemmatimonadaceae bacterium:
CGCGGTAGCCTGGATCGGTGTCGTGCTCGGATCGGAACAGGGGTTCACGAACCGCGTTGTCGAGGCCCGCAGAACGCGGTCGTTCGAATGACGCTACGGGATGATGGCCGGCCGTCCGGACGACGACGACACACCGGACAGTGTCGCGACGACGAGTGCGACGTACTGCGGGCCGAGCCAGCCGTTCGGGCCGTCGGCGTAGGTCTCGGTCGTGGAGTGCGCGTCCAGGCCGCGGCCGCCGGCGCTGAGCGTGATGGCGGGGATGCCCAGCGCGATCGGCACGTTGGAGTCGGTGCTGCCGATGCCGGGCGTGACGGGGAAGCCGAGCACCTTGCCCGCCGCCACCGCGATGCGCACGACGCGCGCGCTGTCCGGCTGGCCGCCGGCGGGGCGGAGGCCCATGGTGTCGATGGTCACCGTGAGCGGCACCTTGCTGTTGGGCCAGCGCGCACGCTCCTCGGTCAGTGCGGCCTGCACGGCCGCCTTGAACTTCGCATCGATCTCCGCCAGCGACGCGGCACTCTCGGAGCGCATGTCGATCTCCACCGCCCCGATCGCGGGGATGCTGTTCACCGAGGTGCCGCCGCTCACCACGCTCGCGCTGAACGTGGTCTTCGGTGTGGCCGGCACGGTGAACTCCGACATCTTCGCGATCAGGCGCCCCATCGCGTGGATGGGATTGGGCATGCCGAACGCGCCGTAGCTGTGCCCGCCCGGGCCGCGGTACGAGACCTTGTATCGGTTGCTGCCGACGGCGCCGCTGGTGGCACCGAATCCGGTGCCGTCCACCGAGATGAAGTAGTCGATCTTGCCCTTCAACTCGCCGTTGAACAGCGCCCGCACGCCGCGGAGGTTGCCCGGGCCTTCCTCGCCGACGGTGCCGACGACGTAGACCATGCCCGCCGTGCGCACGCTGGCGGCGCGGAGGCCCTTCACCACGGCCAGCACGGTGGCGAGTCCGCGGCAGTCGTCACCGATGCCGGCGCCGGACAGCGTGGTGCCACGCGCCTCGGTGCTGTCACGCTTCACCGTCACGTCGGTGCCCTCGGGAAACACCGTGTCGAGGTGTGCCGAGAGCACGACGGTGGGCCCGGTGCCCGTGCCTGGCCGCTCGCCGATCACGTTGCCTTCCGCATCCATGTGCACGTTCGCGATGCCAAGCGCCTCGAGGCGTCGCTTGAACTCGGCGGCACGCACAGCCTCCTTGAACGGCGGCGCGGGGATCTGGCAAATGGACGTCTGCTGGTCGAGCGTCCATGCATTGTCGGCCCGGATGGCGGCCAGCGCATTCCGGATCGCGGCATTGCCGGACGGGATGCTGATGGCCTGCGCCTGTGCCGCCGTGGCGAGGAGCAGCGGGAGGCAGGTCTTCCGGATCATGGGCGTGAGGGGCAGGGGGTGAACGACCGGCGCCGGCCTCAGAGACCGTGGTAGATCGCGAGGTACGCGGCGAGGCCGCCGAGCAGCGGGACGAGCAGGTAGATCGGGCGTGCCAGTACCGGGATACGATACGGCAGGATCGAGAGCAGCGCGACGATCACCCAGATGCCGATCTTCGCCCAGAGCCACCCGGGGATCCCGTTCGCCATCACCCCAAGGCGGGCGGCCTGGCCGAATCCGCCGGCGATCACGATCAACATGCCCAGTCCGAAAACACCGGCGGTGAGGCCGCGGGTGCGCGCGGTGGCCTTGGTGCCCCCATTCGCGGCGTGGATCGCGATCCCGCCGAGCGAGGTCATGGCGAGGAACATGCCGAGCAGGTGCAGATACTTGTAGAACGGCAGCGTCCGGAAGAACGGCAGTGCCGCCGTGGCGGCAGCGGCGGTGTCTTGCAGCATCGCGAGCAGAGTCATGGAGTGCCCTGGGGGGTGAGCGTGCGGCAGCCTGCCTGGCGCGCGCGGGCCAGCGGCCGGCCGGTGCCGGGTCCGGGATGGACGGATGCCGGCTCGCGCACGCGTGGTGCGGTGGGCCGGCATCGGGTGTGACGGGCCAAGACTACGGTGCGGCCGGGCGGCGGGCAATCCGATTGCCGCGCCCCGGTCACGGTACCAGTCCCAGTGGTGCCGTCCGTGGCCGTGGTGCCGCGTTCGTCAGACGTTGAAGCGGAACAGCAGCACGTCGCCGTCGTGCACGACGTACTCCTTGCCTTCCGATCGCACCGCCCCGTTCTCCTTCGCGCCCTTCCATCCCTTGAAGCGCACGAAGTCGTCGAACCCCGCGGTCTCGGCGCGGATGAAGCCCTTCTCGAAGTCGGTGTGGATCACGGCGGCGGCCTTCGGGGCGGTGTCGCCGCGGTGAATCGTCCACGCGCGCACTTCCTGCTCGCCGGCGGTGAAGTAGGTCTGCAGCCCGAGCAGGTGATAGCCGGCGTGGATGAGGCGATCGAGCCCCGCGCTCTCGAGGCCGAGCGAGGCCAGGAACTCCTGCTTTTCCTCGGGCGCGAGCTCGGCCAGCTCGGCCTCGATGCGCGCC
This window encodes:
- a CDS encoding M20/M25/M40 family metallo-hydrolase codes for the protein MIRKTCLPLLLATAAQAQAISIPSGNAAIRNALAAIRADNAWTLDQQTSICQIPAPPFKEAVRAAEFKRRLEALGIANVHMDAEGNVIGERPGTGTGPTVVLSAHLDTVFPEGTDVTVKRDSTEARGTTLSGAGIGDDCRGLATVLAVVKGLRAASVRTAGMVYVVGTVGEEGPGNLRGVRALFNGELKGKIDYFISVDGTGFGATSGAVGSNRYKVSYRGPGGHSYGAFGMPNPIHAMGRLIAKMSEFTVPATPKTTFSASVVSGGTSVNSIPAIGAVEIDMRSESAASLAEIDAKFKAAVQAALTEERARWPNSKVPLTVTIDTMGLRPAGGQPDSARVVRIAVAAGKVLGFPVTPGIGSTDSNVPIALGIPAITLSAGGRGLDAHSTTETYADGPNGWLGPQYVALVVATLSGVSSSSGRPAIIP